One region of Deinococcus budaensis genomic DNA includes:
- the pyrH gene encoding UMP kinase, whose amino-acid sequence MFKRVLLKLSGEFLAGDSGFGISPETTAGLAHLITQAHAGTGVELAIVIGGGNLWRGARNGAGMDPATADYIGMLGTVMNAMALQDAMEAAGQPTRVMSAIQMQAVAEPYIRRRAMRHLEKGRVVIFGGGNGAPFFTTDTTSTLRALEIGADVVLMAKNKVDGVYDSDPQKNPDARRFDTLTHMDVVERRLEVMDATALTLCQDKGLPIVVFDLFGEGNLRRLLSGERVGTLIQTPVPDPAAAG is encoded by the coding sequence ATGTTCAAACGCGTCTTGCTCAAACTGTCCGGTGAATTTCTTGCCGGTGACTCCGGCTTCGGCATCAGCCCCGAGACGACGGCGGGGCTGGCCCACCTGATCACGCAGGCGCACGCGGGCACCGGCGTGGAGCTTGCCATCGTGATCGGCGGCGGCAACCTGTGGCGCGGCGCGCGCAACGGCGCCGGCATGGATCCCGCGACCGCCGACTACATCGGCATGCTGGGCACCGTGATGAACGCGATGGCCCTGCAAGACGCGATGGAGGCCGCCGGGCAGCCCACCCGGGTGATGAGCGCGATCCAGATGCAGGCGGTGGCCGAGCCGTACATCCGCCGCCGGGCGATGCGCCACCTCGAAAAGGGCCGGGTCGTGATTTTCGGCGGGGGCAACGGGGCGCCCTTTTTCACCACCGACACGACCTCGACCCTGCGCGCGCTGGAAATCGGCGCCGACGTGGTCCTGATGGCGAAAAACAAGGTGGACGGCGTGTACGATTCGGACCCCCAGAAAAACCCGGACGCCCGGAGGTTCGACACCCTGACCCACATGGACGTGGTCGAGCGCCGCTTGGAGGTGATGGACGCGACCGCCCTGACGCTGTGTCAGGACAAGGGGCTGCCCATCGTGGTGTTCGACCTGTTCGGGGAAGGCAACCTGCGGCGCCTGCTCTCGGGCGAGCGGGTGGGCACACTGATCCAGACGCCCGTGCCGGACCCCGCCGCCGCAGGCTGA
- the frr gene encoding ribosome recycling factor: MADMKAIQSDARERMGKAIEALENNLSVLRTGRANPGILKKVLVDYYGSTVPIDQVASITTPDARTLVITPWDRGALNPIEKAIRDSDLGLNPNNKGDTIFISLPMLTEERRKDLVKNARNYAEDARIAIRNLRKHALDEVKKVAGVGDDEIKRGEAEVQKITDEFIARVETTFHKKEQEILG; this comes from the coding sequence ATGGCGGACATGAAAGCCATTCAGAGTGACGCGCGTGAGCGCATGGGCAAGGCCATCGAGGCGCTGGAGAACAACCTCAGCGTGCTGCGGACCGGCCGCGCCAACCCCGGCATTCTCAAGAAGGTGCTGGTGGATTACTACGGCTCCACGGTGCCCATCGACCAAGTGGCGAGCATCACCACGCCCGACGCGCGCACGCTGGTGATCACCCCCTGGGACCGGGGCGCGCTGAACCCCATCGAAAAGGCGATCCGCGACAGCGACCTGGGCCTGAACCCCAACAACAAGGGCGACACCATCTTTATCAGCCTGCCCATGCTGACCGAGGAGCGCCGCAAGGACCTCGTCAAGAACGCCCGCAACTACGCCGAGGACGCGCGCATCGCCATTCGCAACCTGCGCAAGCACGCGCTCGACGAGGTCAAGAAGGTCGCGGGCGTCGGGGACGACGAGATCAAGCGCGGCGAGGCCGAGGTCCAGAAGATCACCGACGAGTTCATCGCCCGCGTCGAGACGACCTTCCACAAGAAGGAGCAGGAAATCCTCGGGTGA
- a CDS encoding phosphatidate cytidylyltransferase gives MESLSTRVLTSVVGFVMISAVVWVGWVAMLPALVFVSVMALFEYIRMLDRNDIDVRRVSLGMFGTAIIVASLPMLPAPPWEGGSWREVVLTVALGYLLVMEVMRPGERPLERVVYSLFGLLYIPWLLGYFLLLRYSPDAGDGLLYFALPLLATFAADIGGYFGGHFFGQRKLAPEVSPGKTVEGAIGGLAFSFVTVLVMTQLTQVGSPLDALLISVLIASASQLGDLSESLIKRALKTKDSGSSLPGHGGFLDRLDSLLFAVPATYLFLNISVFPR, from the coding sequence ATGGAGTCGCTGAGCACCCGCGTCCTGACCTCGGTGGTGGGGTTCGTGATGATCAGCGCGGTGGTCTGGGTGGGCTGGGTGGCGATGCTGCCCGCGCTGGTGTTCGTGTCGGTCATGGCGCTGTTCGAGTACATCCGGATGCTCGACCGCAACGACATCGACGTGCGGCGGGTGTCGCTGGGCATGTTCGGCACGGCGATCATCGTGGCGAGCCTGCCGATGCTGCCCGCGCCCCCCTGGGAAGGCGGCTCGTGGCGCGAGGTCGTGCTGACGGTGGCGCTGGGCTACCTGCTGGTGATGGAGGTCATGCGGCCCGGCGAGCGCCCGCTGGAGCGCGTCGTGTACTCGCTGTTCGGGCTGCTGTATATCCCCTGGCTGCTGGGCTACTTCCTGCTGCTGCGCTACAGCCCCGACGCCGGGGACGGCCTGCTGTATTTCGCGCTGCCGCTGCTCGCCACCTTCGCCGCCGACATCGGCGGGTATTTCGGCGGCCACTTTTTCGGTCAGCGCAAGCTGGCGCCGGAAGTCAGCCCCGGCAAGACGGTCGAGGGGGCGATCGGCGGCCTGGCCTTCAGCTTCGTGACCGTGCTGGTGATGACCCAGCTCACCCAGGTCGGCTCGCCGCTCGACGCCCTGCTGATCTCGGTGCTGATCGCCAGCGCCTCGCAGCTTGGGGACCTGTCCGAGAGCCTGATCAAGCGCGCCCTGAAAACCAAGGATTCGGGCAGCAGCCTGCCGGGGCACGGCGGCTTTCTCGACCGCCTGGATTCGCTGCTGTTCGCGGTTCCGGCCACGTACCTGTTCCTGAACATCAGCGTGTTTCCCCGGTAA
- the dxr gene encoding 1-deoxy-D-xylulose-5-phosphate reductoisomerase yields MNLTVLGSTGSIGTQTLDVARERGWRVGALAAGRNLERLEAQVREFRPGVVSVAPEAYARASALFPGLRVIADPAEVAALPADVVVNAMSGLPGLLPTRAALEAGRAVALATKEAMVTAAALIWAAAARGGGRVVPVDSEHTGVYQCLTGEHLDDVAELILTASGGPFRDGPADLSRVTAAEALRHPSWSMGQKITIDSATLMNKGLEVMECASLYGLPLSRVGVVVHPQSVLHAAVRFRDGSLKGQFGPTDMRLAIAYAVDAAPGGMTRPGDVRGARRGPEVAGHLGWPLRGGWEFREPDAARFPCLGLAYRAGEAGGLAPAALNAADEVAVPAFLAGQIGFLDIPRVIERVLDETPSGELSWDALAGTEAWATARARELVAGVRA; encoded by the coding sequence GTGAACCTGACGGTGCTGGGCAGTACGGGAAGTATCGGAACGCAGACGCTGGATGTGGCGCGCGAGCGCGGCTGGCGGGTGGGGGCGCTGGCGGCGGGGCGCAACCTGGAGCGGCTGGAGGCGCAGGTGCGCGAGTTCCGCCCCGGGGTGGTGAGCGTGGCGCCGGAAGCCTACGCCCGGGCCAGCGCCCTCTTTCCCGGCCTGCGGGTGATCGCCGATCCCGCCGAGGTCGCGGCCCTGCCCGCCGACGTGGTGGTCAACGCCATGAGCGGCCTGCCGGGCCTCCTCCCCACCCGCGCGGCGCTGGAGGCGGGGCGGGCGGTCGCGCTGGCGACCAAGGAGGCGATGGTCACGGCGGCGGCGCTGATCTGGGCGGCGGCGGCGCGCGGCGGGGGCCGGGTGGTGCCGGTGGATTCCGAACACACCGGCGTCTACCAGTGCCTGACCGGCGAGCATCTGGACGACGTGGCCGAACTCATCCTGACGGCCTCGGGCGGCCCCTTCCGCGACGGCCCTGCCGACCTGAGCCGGGTCACGGCCGCAGAGGCGCTGCGGCATCCTTCCTGGAGCATGGGCCAGAAGATCACCATCGACTCGGCCACGCTGATGAACAAGGGGCTGGAGGTGATGGAGTGCGCTTCCCTCTACGGGTTGCCCCTCTCGCGGGTCGGGGTGGTGGTGCATCCGCAGAGCGTGCTGCACGCGGCGGTGCGCTTCCGCGACGGCAGCCTCAAGGGGCAGTTCGGCCCCACCGACATGCGGCTCGCCATCGCCTACGCCGTGGACGCGGCGCCGGGGGGCATGACCCGCCCCGGCGACGTGCGCGGCGCCCGGCGGGGTCCCGAGGTCGCCGGGCACCTGGGCTGGCCGCTGCGGGGCGGGTGGGAATTCCGCGAACCCGACGCCGCGCGCTTTCCCTGCCTGGGACTGGCGTACCGGGCGGGCGAGGCGGGGGGCCTGGCCCCGGCGGCGCTGAACGCGGCGGACGAGGTGGCCGTGCCTGCCTTTCTGGCCGGGCAGATCGGGTTTCTGGACATCCCGCGCGTGATCGAGCGCGTCCTCGACGAGACGCCCTCCGGCGAGCTGAGCTGGGACGCGCTGGCCGGGACCGAAGCCTGGGCGACCGCGCGGGCGCGTGAGCTGGTGGCTGGGGTGCGCGCGTGA
- a CDS encoding site-2 protease family protein, whose protein sequence is MNVFQSIAAALSPQGLLWTLLIIGVATFLHELAHYALAKKQGVGVKSFSVGMGPVLFKQAWRGTEWRLSLLPIGGYVEIDGMAPEEGPGGVYRSPTRGFAALPAWGKVAVLLAGPLMNLALAIGLMTLTFTSQGVPAPDRARIEAVLPGSRAQALGLRAGDVVTAVNGRDIPDTYTVDGQPRAGWETLRDTLATSGPKTLTVERGGQTREVAFDWRAQVNGERQRLGIEYRPDVQPASVPTAFVTSLTTTAEAVPQILRAFGGLFARFFTLDLSRDENVSGPIGTAEIVSQAAALSPWALAQVAVLLNLSLAFFNLIPIPGLDGGRIMLVLVGALRGRPLTFAQEQAISVAGFAFVMLLMMFVVVRDVSRFF, encoded by the coding sequence GTGAACGTCTTCCAGAGCATCGCGGCGGCCCTCAGCCCCCAGGGCCTGCTGTGGACCCTCCTCATCATCGGCGTGGCGACTTTCCTGCATGAGCTGGCGCACTACGCGCTGGCGAAAAAGCAGGGTGTAGGCGTGAAATCCTTCAGCGTCGGCATGGGGCCGGTGCTGTTCAAGCAGGCCTGGCGCGGGACCGAGTGGCGGCTCTCGCTGCTGCCCATCGGCGGCTACGTGGAGATCGACGGCATGGCGCCGGAGGAAGGCCCCGGCGGCGTGTACCGCTCCCCCACCCGGGGCTTCGCGGCGCTTCCGGCGTGGGGCAAGGTCGCCGTGCTGCTCGCCGGGCCGCTGATGAACCTGGCGCTGGCCATCGGGTTGATGACGCTGACCTTCACCTCGCAGGGGGTGCCCGCGCCCGACCGCGCCCGCATCGAGGCCGTGTTGCCGGGGTCGCGGGCGCAGGCGCTGGGGCTGCGGGCCGGGGACGTGGTGACGGCCGTCAACGGGCGCGACATTCCCGACACCTACACCGTGGACGGCCAGCCGCGCGCAGGCTGGGAAACCCTGCGCGACACGCTCGCCACCAGCGGCCCCAAGACCCTGACGGTCGAGCGCGGGGGCCAGACGCGCGAGGTGGCCTTCGACTGGCGGGCGCAGGTGAACGGAGAGCGGCAGCGGCTGGGCATCGAGTACCGTCCGGACGTGCAGCCTGCCAGCGTTCCGACCGCCTTCGTGACCTCGCTGACCACCACCGCCGAGGCGGTGCCGCAGATTCTGCGGGCGTTCGGGGGGCTTTTCGCGCGCTTCTTCACCCTCGACCTCTCGCGCGACGAGAACGTCAGCGGTCCCATCGGCACCGCCGAGATCGTCAGCCAGGCTGCCGCGCTCAGCCCCTGGGCGCTGGCGCAGGTGGCCGTGCTGCTCAACCTGTCGCTGGCTTTTTTCAACCTGATCCCGATTCCGGGGCTGGACGGCGGACGGATCATGCTGGTGCTGGTCGGGGCGCTGCGGGGCCGCCCGCTGACCTTCGCGCAGGAGCAGGCGATCAGCGTGGCGGGCTTCGCCTTCGTGATGCTGCTGATGATGTTCGTGGTCGTGCGGGACGTGAGCCGCTTTTTCTAG
- a CDS encoding glycosyltransferase family 2 protein, which produces MQEPKPQGTGSRVAVVIPAYNEEDTVAAVIRTARELTPEVVVASDGSRDRTPQVAREAGARVVELRENAGKGPALKAALEAADAEYVLMLDADLVGLTRAHLERLLAPVLAGEADMAIGVFEGGGSFASDWGNKLTPNLSGQRAARRDWLLGVPRLGQERWPEPPITDHLRATGARWTYVELGQVSQVLKEKKRGFWKGVGYRTRMYADLLTYRQRRRRGK; this is translated from the coding sequence ATGCAGGAACCAAAGCCGCAGGGAACCGGGTCGCGCGTGGCGGTCGTGATTCCCGCGTACAACGAGGAGGACACCGTGGCCGCCGTGATCCGCACCGCGCGGGAACTCACGCCCGAGGTCGTCGTGGCGAGCGACGGCAGCCGCGACCGCACCCCGCAGGTCGCGCGGGAGGCGGGGGCACGGGTCGTGGAGCTGCGTGAGAACGCGGGCAAGGGTCCGGCGCTCAAGGCGGCCCTGGAGGCGGCGGACGCCGAATACGTCCTGATGCTCGACGCTGACCTGGTGGGGTTGACCCGCGCGCATCTGGAGCGGCTGCTCGCGCCGGTGCTGGCCGGGGAGGCCGACATGGCCATCGGGGTCTTCGAGGGCGGCGGGAGCTTTGCCAGCGACTGGGGCAACAAGCTCACGCCCAACCTCAGCGGGCAACGGGCCGCGCGGCGCGACTGGCTGCTGGGGGTGCCCCGGCTGGGGCAGGAGCGCTGGCCCGAGCCGCCCATCACCGACCACCTGCGGGCGACCGGCGCCCGCTGGACCTACGTCGAACTCGGTCAGGTCAGCCAGGTGCTCAAGGAGAAAAAACGCGGCTTCTGGAAGGGCGTGGGCTACCGGACCCGGATGTACGCCGACCTGCTGACCTACCGCCAGCGCAGGCGAAGGGGAAAATAG